One Archangium violaceum genomic window, TGCTGGGGGTGGCGGCGTTGCCACTGGGGGCGGACGCGGAGAGGGAGACGCGACGCAGGACACTGGAGCTGGCGCTCAGGCTGTCGGAGGAACCGCACGCGGAGGCGAGGGCGGCGCGCATCTCGCTCGTGCCCACGCTGCACGTGGACCTGGCGACGCTGCGTCTGGACGTGGGGGGCAGACAGGGCCTCGGGGGAGGCCGGCTGCTGCGATTGTCGGCCTGGACAGGGGGACATCCAGGCCACGGCGTCCTGGCGACAGCGTCGGCGCTCACGGGGCTGGAGGGCACCTTCCACTCGGAGGTGCTCTCCAGCCACGCGGGCCTGCACCACGTCACCCGGCTCGAGGCCTGAGCCTCACTTGATGCCGTGCCGCCGCAACAGGCGGTAGAGGTACACGCGGTCCATGTCCGCGCCAGCGGCCGCCTGGGACACCTTGCCCTGGTGGAGCTCCAGCAGCGCGCGCAGGTAGCGCCGCTCGAAGTCATCCAGTGCGAGCCGCCTCGCCTCGGCGTAGGGCACCTTCGCATCCACCTCGGAGCGGCTGCTCGCCGGGGCCACGTCCGTCAGCGCCAGCGTGTCCTCGAACACCAGACACCGCTCCAGGTAGTTGCGCAGCTCGCGCACGTTGCCCGGCCACGCGGCCTGCTCCAACCGCGAGATGAAGCCGGGCGAGCGCAGCGCCTTCGTCCGCTCCGGATCCGCGCCCAGCCCGTCGAGGATCTGCTCCACCAGGAGCTGCAAGTCCTCGGGCCGCTGGCGCACCGGCGGCAGCGGAATGCGCAGCACCGCCAACCGGAAGAAGAGATCCGAGCGGAACCGGCCCGCGTTCACCTCGGCGCGCAGGTCGCGGTTGGTGGCGGCGATGATGCGCACGTCCACCGGAAGGTACGTGTTGGTGCCCACGCGGCGGATTTCGCGCGCCTCCAGCACGCGCAGGAGCTTGGGCTGGAGCTCGGCGGGCAGCTCGCCAATCTCATCGAGGAAGACGGTGCCGCCGTGGGCCTCCTCGAAGGCGCCGATGCGCCGCTGGGCCGCGCCGGTGAAGGCGCCCTTCTCGTGGCCGAACAGCTCGCTCTCCAGCAGATCCGCGGGAATGGCGCCGCAGTCCACGGTGAGGAAGGGCTTGTCGCGGCGGGAGCTCTCCTGGTGGATGGCCTGGGCCGCCTGGCTCTTGCCAGTCCCCGTCTCGCCCTCCAGCAGCACCGTCACGTCGCGAGCGGCGGCGCGCTCCAGCAGGGCGAAGCACATGCGCATGGGCACCGAGGTGCCCACCAGCGAGCCGAAGCGCGTGCGCTCGGACACGGGGAGCCGGTTGCTGTCGGAGCCGTAGTCGAAGCGCACCACCGCGCGGCCCAGCCGCAGGAGGCTGCCGCCCCGCAGGTACCCGTCGGCCACCTGCACCCCATCGAGCATGACGCCGTTGGTGCTGTCGAGGTCCTTCACCCGCGCGCCCCTGGGGCCCACGCGGATTTCACAGTGGAAGCGCGACACCGTGGGATCGTCCAGGGTGAAGTCGTTGCTCGGGTGCGAGCCGATGGAGCACGCATCCGACACCGAGTCCCAGGCCGTACCGGCCCCGGGGCCCTCCACCACGGTGAGGAGGAAGCGCCGGACGGCGGGGAACTCGGAGGAGCGCGGCGCGTGCGCGTAGGGTCGCGTCACACTGACGTCCTCGGCTCCAGGGTTCTCGGGCGGAACACCCGGCGCCTCCCCTCCCTTCTTGGGGGAAGGAGCGCCGTGAACACGATCAATGGGGGGCATGAACAAAGGGTAGCACGCCTCCCATACACCGAGTGCGCCAGGGACGGCTCCCGCCGCTTCCCAGGACAGGGAGCGGAGGAGCACGAGCCCGTGGACGCGCCCGGCGGAACGCGCGACGCTCCGAGGACGCGGAGAACCCCCCCCGATGAAGACCCCTACCGACGACCGCTTCCATATCGAGCTGCTCAAGCTGCTGCTGCACGTGGCCTGGAGCGACGATGAGATCGACCCGCACGAGGCCCGGGCGCTCCTTGGCGCCGCGCGGCGTTGGAAGGTACCGCTGCCGGAGCTGCAACGGCTCGAGCGGTGCCTGGACACGGGCGAGCCCCTCCCGGCGCCGAACCTCGGCCTGCTGCGCCAGCACCCGGACGAGGTGCTCGCGACGGTGCGCACGCTCATCGAGAGCGACGCCTCGGTGCACCTCTCCGAGCAGGAGATGCTCGCCCAGATTCGCGAGCTGCTGGGCCTGTCCCCGGCCTGAAGCACACCGGGAGCGGGCCCACCTACGCGTCGAGCAGTGACGACCAGAAGGCGACGAGCCGCCAGACGTCGCCGGGCCGCTGCTTCCGGTCGAACTCGGCGTGGGTGATGAGGGGCGTGAGCAGGAGGCGCACCCGCGTCCGGGGCTCCAACCAGCGCGCGAGGAGCACGGACTCGATGGCGGGGATGACGGTGTCATCCGTGCCATGCAGCAGGTAGACGGGCGTGGGCGGGGCCGGCGAGCGCTCGGGTGAGAGCGATGGGTCGTCGGCGAAGTCCTTCGTGCGCGGAAGCAGCCGGGCCCCGAGCGCGGAGACGTCCCGCTCGTTCACGTACTTCATGAAGGTGGCGGCGGGCTCGGGCATCTCCGACTGCATCCGCCGCGCCTCCGCGAAGGTCTCGTTGGCCCGACGTGTGTCGTGAATGGCCAGGTGCGAGGCCCGGAGGAAGGTGCGAATGCCCGCGCGCAACGTCTCCACCTGCTCGGGAGGGACGAGCTGATCGGCCACGTTGAGCAGGATGATGACCACGCCATAGTCATGGGGTCTGCGCCGCTGGCCATCGGGCTCGATGCCATTGCACAGGAAGGAGAGCACGCGTGAGAGGTCTCCGTGTCCCCCGAGCGAGAAGGTGAAGGCGACCTTGTCCGCGAGCGAGGGCCGCCCAGCGGCGACGACGGAGAGCCCACCGGCGAAGCTGATGCCCATGAGGCCCACCCGACCATCCGGCGCGAGCTCCGGCCGCGAGGAGGCCCAGAGCGCGACGTCCTCGATCATGTCCGGCTCGCGAGGAGTGATGCGGTAGAGGAGGAGATCGGGCAGCTCGGGGGTGAGGACGATGAGCCCCCCGGCGGCGAGATCCCTGGCGAACTCCCGCAGGCGGGGCTCGTCGATGCCATCCGCGTGCACGCCGGGGAAGAGGAGGACGGTACGGCCGCGGGGGCGCTCGGGCCGGAAGACGCGGGCGCGCAGGGGCCCATGGCGAGAGGGGACCTGTAGCTCCTCCTCCGTGAAGGGACCGGTGCCCCAGTGGGCGATGCGCCCGGCCAGACCCTCCTTCATGTCGGCGGCACGGGCCACGAAGGCGAGTCCCCGCAGGTAGTGCGGAACGGCCAGCAGGGCCACGAGCAGCAGCCCCCCGAGGAGGGCCAGGAGCATCATGCCGCGGGATGGAAGACGCATCGGGGAGCCATTCAAACAGCGAACGCGCTCGCACGCACCGATTCAGAAAAGGCGAAGGGCCAGACCCGTGGGGCAACCGCGCCCCGCGAGCCTGGCCCCTGGGAGCCCCAGCGAACCCGGGCTCAGCCGGAGATGATCCGCTTCAGCTCGGCCTTGTCGTTGGAGAACTGGAAGGAGTTGTAGAGCTGGAAGCCGTTCTGCCGGTCGAGGACGTGCGACCACAGCAACCGCACCGCCCGCAGCCGATCCTTGGAGAACTGGAACTGGCCCAGCACCTGCCGCACCTGGCTGACGAGGAAGTAGTTGTCGCGGGTGACGTCCTCGAGGACGTTCATCTTGTCCTCGGCGAAGGGCTCACGCGACATGGCGTTCATGAGCCGCTGCAGCTTGCCCTCCCCGATGGGCTGATACGACGAGGGAGGAGGCGGCGGAGGCGCCGGAGGGTGGTAGCCACCACGCGCCTCGGGAGCGCTGGCGAGCACCTCGCGGATGTCGTTCAGCTCCTCGTAGGCCTCGCGGAGCCTGGCCCGGCCCTGGCCACGGCCACTGCGCTCGAAGGCCTCACCGAGCAGCTTCTCCAGGTCGGCCAGGCGCTGCTCCAGGTCCTCGCGCTCGACCACCACCAGCGTGGTGCGCCGGCCGCGACGCAGCTCGTTGCTGTCATCGGCCCGGAGCGCGGAGGACGAAGCCGGGGGAGCGATGCCCGTGGCCTGGCCCGGAGGAGGCGCGACGGCGGGAGCGGTCTGGGCGGAGGCGGCAACGGCGGTGAGCAGGGAAACGGCGGCGAAGAGGGCCTTCATGGGAGTCATTCCTTCCGGGGTACGGCCTTGCTGCATCTGCGCACACAGACGGGCGGCGGGCGTCCGCATTCAAACGGTCGCGCCACCGCGCGCCGCCGTCGTCCCCCGCGGACGGAGCATCCCGCGCCTGGACACGCGACACGTCCAAGTGATGGAAGACACGCGGGCCAGCATCGGGCCGGGCCCTTGCACCGGGCCCGGGCATGACGACTCTCACCGACCATCCCTTCCGCCCTCCGCTCGCGAACTGCCCGTCCCTCAAGACCTGGTTCGGAGGGCTTCAACTCCTCTCGGCGCTGCTCATGTCCACCGGCTTCGGAGGCATCATCCTCCTGCTGTGCGAGCAGGAAGTCGCCGTCGGAGGACTCTCCCTCTCCGTCACGCTCGCGAGCCTCTTCTGCGTGGGCATGGCGCTGGAGCAATGGCGGCACTGGTGGGTGGGGACGCTGGCACGACGGGGCTGGGAGCAGCTGCTGACCGGAAGGCTCGACGCGGCCATCCGCTCCTTCGACGTGGCGGTGTCCGGAGGGCGGGCCGAACAGCGGGGCTGGAGCCATTACGGGCTCACGCTCGCCTGGCTCCGCAAGGGGGACTACGCGCGAGCCCTCGCCCTCTGTGAGGCGGCACCCCATCCCTGGGGGAAGATGACGGCCTCCGTCCGCGGTGCACGCGGGCCCGCACTGAAGGCGCTCATCCTGGCCCTGTCCGGTGAGCCGGACGCGGCCAGACGCCAGGTGGCGGAGCTCCGGCGCCCCATGTTCGACAGGACGGACTACGCCCTGCTGGCGCAGGCCGTGATGTTCTGCCGCGAGGGGAAGTACGTGGAGGCGGTGAAGCGCATCCAGCAGTCTCCGCGAGAGAACGTCCCCGAGATGGACGTGGGAGCGGTGGCGGTCCTCCACGCCTTCGCGCGCGGTCGCCTGGCGGGACAGCTCGTTCCGCTCAAGTCCGGGTGCGTCATGCCCGAGAAACCCGCCCGCGCCTCCGGGCACGAATACCTCGCTCGCGAGTGGCCCGAGCTCGCCGCCTGGTTCCGGGGAGAGGGCGTCCGAGCCTGAGGAAAAAGGCCTTTGGCATCCAGGGGATGGCCACGCCCCGAGCCTCCTCGGATGCTCACCGGGAAGGCCCGACACCCTGGAACAGCGCCCCCACCCGGAGTGTTTTCCAATGGGTCGTGCTCATGCATCCAACTGTCGTGAAAACGTAGTCCGGTGGATTTACCGGCTCGACTTCACGCGGAACAGGGTGCTACGCCCGGCCCTGCGCTCCAGTGAGCGAACAGTCGGGCGATGGACGCCCTGCTGTGTAGGAGAAAGAATCAGAGCAATGGCAAGTGGCACTGTGAAGTGGTTCAACGACGCGAAGGGCTTCGGTTTCATCACCCAGGACAGCGGGGGCCCGGACGTGTTCTGCCACCACACCGC contains:
- a CDS encoding TerB family tellurite resistance protein; the protein is MKTPTDDRFHIELLKLLLHVAWSDDEIDPHEARALLGAARRWKVPLPELQRLERCLDTGEPLPAPNLGLLRQHPDEVLATVRTLIESDASVHLSEQEMLAQIRELLGLSPA
- a CDS encoding sigma 54-interacting transcriptional regulator, with product MPPIDRVHGAPSPKKGGEAPGVPPENPGAEDVSVTRPYAHAPRSSEFPAVRRFLLTVVEGPGAGTAWDSVSDACSIGSHPSNDFTLDDPTVSRFHCEIRVGPRGARVKDLDSTNGVMLDGVQVADGYLRGGSLLRLGRAVVRFDYGSDSNRLPVSERTRFGSLVGTSVPMRMCFALLERAAARDVTVLLEGETGTGKSQAAQAIHQESSRRDKPFLTVDCGAIPADLLESELFGHEKGAFTGAAQRRIGAFEEAHGGTVFLDEIGELPAELQPKLLRVLEAREIRRVGTNTYLPVDVRIIAATNRDLRAEVNAGRFRSDLFFRLAVLRIPLPPVRQRPEDLQLLVEQILDGLGADPERTKALRSPGFISRLEQAAWPGNVRELRNYLERCLVFEDTLALTDVAPASSRSEVDAKVPYAEARRLALDDFERRYLRALLELHQGKVSQAAAGADMDRVYLYRLLRRHGIK
- a CDS encoding tetratricopeptide repeat protein; amino-acid sequence: MTTLTDHPFRPPLANCPSLKTWFGGLQLLSALLMSTGFGGIILLLCEQEVAVGGLSLSVTLASLFCVGMALEQWRHWWVGTLARRGWEQLLTGRLDAAIRSFDVAVSGGRAEQRGWSHYGLTLAWLRKGDYARALALCEAAPHPWGKMTASVRGARGPALKALILALSGEPDAARRQVAELRRPMFDRTDYALLAQAVMFCREGKYVEAVKRIQQSPRENVPEMDVGAVAVLHAFARGRLAGQLVPLKSGCVMPEKPARASGHEYLAREWPELAAWFRGEGVRA
- a CDS encoding DUF4476 domain-containing protein gives rise to the protein MKALFAAVSLLTAVAASAQTAPAVAPPPGQATGIAPPASSSALRADDSNELRRGRRTTLVVVEREDLEQRLADLEKLLGEAFERSGRGQGRARLREAYEELNDIREVLASAPEARGGYHPPAPPPPPPSSYQPIGEGKLQRLMNAMSREPFAEDKMNVLEDVTRDNYFLVSQVRQVLGQFQFSKDRLRAVRLLWSHVLDRQNGFQLYNSFQFSNDKAELKRIISG